One Pseudomonas sp. B21_DOA genomic window, GGCGGCGTGTACCTATCTGATTCATGTGCTGGACAACAAGGCAGCGCCGGGGATCTGGCTCAGTGGCGCGGCGGTACTGGGGTTGATTGCGACACTGGTGTTGTTCCGTGGCAACCGGCATGAGTTGCGCACGGCGCAGGCTGCTATGGTTGGCGGCGCCCGTTAGATCGCACCCGCCAGCGCGATCGTTCCCACGCTCTGCGTGGGAATGCTTCAAGGGACGCTCCGCGTTCCAATGGGACGCAGAGCGTCCCGGGCTGCATTCCCACGCAGAGCGTGGGAACGATCACTCCACAAACAAAAACGCCCCGACAAATGCCGGGGCGTTTTCATTCAAGCCTGAGGCTTAGCGCGGGAACGCTGGCGGATTCACATCAGCCATGTCTTCCATTACGCGAACCACCTGGCAGCTGTAGCCGAACTCGTTGTCGTACCAAACGTACAGAACGACGCGGTTATCCTGCACGATGGTCGCTTCAGCATCGACCACACCAGCGTGACGCGAGCCGACGAAGTCGGTCGACACCACTTCCTGCGAATTGACGAAGTCGATCTGCTTGTGCAGCTCGGAGTGCAGCGCCATGTAGCGCAGGTACCCGTTCATCTCTTCACGGGTGGCGGCTTTCTCAAGGTTGAGGTTGAGAATGGCCATCGACACGTTTGGCGTCGGAACGCGGATCGCGTTACCGGTCAGCTTGCCGGCCAGCTCAGGCAGAGCCTTGGCAGCAGCGGTAGCGGCGCCGGTCTCGGTGATCACCATGTTCAGCGCGGCGCTGCGACCACGGCGATCGCCCTTGTGGAAGTTGTCGATCAGGTTCTGGTCGTTGGTGTACGAGTGAACGGTTTCAACGTGACCGTTGATGATGCCGAACTTGTCGTTGACCGCTTTGAGCACCGGCACGATGGCGTTGGTGGTGCAGGAAGCTGCCGAGACGATCTTGTCGTCAGCGGTGATTTCACCGTGGTTGATGCCGTGAACGATGTTCTTCAGCTTGCCCTTGCCAGGCGCGGTCAGAACAACGCGGTCGATGCCCGGGCAGGCCAGGTGCTGACCGAGGCCATCGGCGTCACGCCATACACCGGTGTTGTCCACCAGCAGCGCGTCTTTGATGCCGTACTGGGTGTAATCCACCTCGGTCGGGTTCTTCGCGTAGATCACCTGGATCAGGTTACCGTTGGCGGTGATGGTGTTGTTTTCTTCGTCGATGGTAATGGTGCCGTTGAACGAACCGTGTACCGAATCGCGACGCAGCAGGCTGGCGCGCTTGGTCAGGTCGTTCTCGGCGCCTTTGCGCACGACGATGGCACGCAGACGCAGGCCGTCGCCACCACCGGTTTTCTCGATCAGGATGCGCGCCAGCAGACGGCCGATACGACCGAAGCCGTACAGAACAACGTCAGTGCCTTTGCGGGCCGAGGCGTTCTGCTGGCCAACCACGTCAGCCATCTCTTCACGCACGAACTGCTCGGCGCTGCGGCCGTTGCCTTCATTGCGGAATTTGAACGCCAGCTTGCCCAGATCCACCGACGCCGCGCCGAGCTTGAGCTCGCTCATGGCCTTGAGCAGTGGGAATGTTTCGTGGACGGAGAGTTCGCTGTCGTCCGAAGAACGGTGGCGAGCAAAGCGGTGAGCTTTGAGAATCGCGATGACAGACTGGTTGATCAGGCTGCGGCCATAGATCGAGCTAACCACGTTGTTATTGCGGTAGAGCTGACCGATAAGCGGGATCATCGCTTCTGCGAGTGCTTCACGGTCGATCCATTCACCAAGACACTGGTCGGGCTTCTGAGTCACGGTAACCTTCCACATGTAGGGGCAGAAAAAGGGGCTACATTATGCCGCCGACAAGCCCTTTCAGCAATGCGCGCTTGTCGCGCGATCGGTAACAAAATCCCGTTCAAAAAATTTACGCCCTTCTCCAGCCCAGGAAAACCGGGGCTTTCAGCGCAGTCAATTTTTCGACGAGTGTTAGACGATGTCTGTAACCCTCCGTAACACCGCCCGGTTTCGGCACTACATAACCACGAAAAAAGTGCTCGTTTTTATGGTTACCACTACATTTCGTCCAAACCCTGAAGATAGACGCAGTCTGCAACTGACAGGCGGCACCGGAGGCCGCTACAATTACCGACTTTGTCGCAACGCCTGGAGCTCAACCTTCCGTGCCTGTTCTGCGTCTACCGCTACTCCCTGCCGAAGCAGGTAAACAGCACTGGGGCAATCTGCCCGGTGCCGCCCTTAGCCTGGCGATTGCCGAGGCTGCCAGCGCTGCCAAGCGCTTTACCCTGCTGCTGACCGCCGACAGCCAAAGTGCCGAACGGCTGGAACAGGAGCTGAGTTTCTTCGCCCCGGATTTGCCCGTACTGCATTTCCCCGACTGGGAAACCCTGCCCTACGACCTGTTCTCGCCGCACCAGGACATCATCTCCCAGCGCATCGCCAGCCTGTATCGCCTGCCGGAACTGGCCCACGGCGTGCTGGTGGTACCGATCACCACCGCCCTGCATCGCCTGGCGCCGACCAAATTCCTCCTCGGCAGCAGCTTGGTGCTGGATATCGGCCAGAAGCTCGACGTTGAACTGATGCGCGCACGGCTCGAAGCCAGCGGCTATCGCTATGTCGACACGGTGTATGAGCACGGTGAGTTCACTGTGCGCGGCGCGCTGATCGACCTGTTTCCGATGGGCAGCAAACTGCCCTATCGCATCGACCTGTTCGATGACGAGATCGAAACCCTGCGCACTTTCGATCCGGAAACCCAGCGTTCGATCGACAAGGTCGAGTCGGTCAAGCTGCTGCCGGCGCGCGAGTTTCCGTTGCAGAAAGACGCGGTGACCCGGTTCAAGGCGCGTTTCCGTGAGCGCTTCGACGTCGACTTCCGCCGCTGCCCGATCTTTCAGGACCTGAGCAGTGGTATCACCCCGGCCGGTATCGAGTACTACCTGCCGCTGTTCTTCGACGAAACTTCGACGCTGTTCGATTACCTGCCCCAGGACACACAAGTGTTCTCGCTGCCGGGCATCGAGCAGGCGGCGGAGAACTTCTGGAACGACGTGCGCAATCGTTACGAAGAACGCCGTGTCGATCCTTCGCGTCCTTTATTGCCACCGGCCGAATTGTTCCTGCCGGTGGAAGACTGCTTTGCGCGCCTGAAGAATTGGCCGCGAGTCGTCGCCAGTCAGCAAGACGTTGAAAGCGGTGTCGGCCGTGAACGCTTCCCGGCGCACGCGCTGCCGGATCTGGCCATCGAAGCGAAAGCCACGCAGCCACTGGCGGCGCTGGCCGGCTTCCTCGAAGAGTTCCCCGGTCGCGTGCTGTTCACCGCCGAATCGGCGGGTCGTCGCGAAGTCCTGTTGGAACTGTTGGAACGTCTGAAGCTGCGGCCGAAAACCATCGACAGCTGGCCAGACTTTGTCGCCAGCAAGGATCGTCTGGCGATCACCATCGCCCCGCTCGACGAAGGTCTGCTGCTCGACGACCCGGCGCTGGCGCTGGTGGCGGAAAGCCCGCTGTTCGGCCAACGAGTGATGCAACGTCGCCGCCGCGAGAAGCGCAGCGACGTCAGCAACGATGCGGTGATCAAGAACCTCACCGAGCTGCGCGAAGGCGCGCCGGTGGTGCATATCGACCACGGTGTCGGCCGCTATCTGGGCCTGACGATTCTGGAAATCGATAATCAGGCCGCCGAATTCCTCACCCTCGAATACGCCGAGAACGCCAAGCTCTACGTGCCGGTCGCCAACCTGCACCTGATCGCACGTTACACCGGCAGCGACGATTCGCTCGCGCCGCTGCATCGCCTCGGTTCGGAAACCTGGCAGAAAGCCAAGCGCAAAGCCGCCGAACAAGTGCGCGACGTCGCCGCCGAATTGCTCGACATCTACGCCCGTCGCGCCGCTCGTGAAGGCTATGCCTTCGCCGATCCGAAGGCCGATTACGCCACCTTCAGCGCCGGTTTCCCGTTCGAAGAAACGCCGGATCAGCAAGCGACCATCGAGGCCGTGCGCGAAGACATGCTTGCGCCGAAACCGATGGATCGTCTGGTCTGCGGCGACGTTGGCTTCGGCAAGACCGAAGTGGCCATGCGCGCGGCGTTCATCGCGGTGCACGGCGGTCGTCAGGTGGCGATTCTGGTGCCGACCACCCTGCTCGCCCAGCAGCACTACAACAGTTTCCGCGACCGCTTCGCCGACTGGCCAGTGACCGTCGAAGTGATGAGTCGCTTCAAGTCGGCCAAGGAAGTCAACGCGGCGATCGCTGATCTTGCGGAAGGCAAGATCGACATTGTCATCGGCACGCACAAGCTGCTGTCCGACGACGTGAAGATCAAAAACCTCGGGCTGGTGATCATCGACGAAGAACACCGTTTTGGCGTACGCCAGAAAGAACAGCTCAAGGCCCTGCGCAGCGAAGTCGACATCCTCACCCTGACTGCGACGCCGATTCCGCGCACGCTGAACATGGCGGTGTCGGGCATGCGCGACCTGTCGATCATCGCCACGCCGCCAGCGCGACGCCTGTCGGTTCGCACCTTCGTAATGGAACAGAACAAGAGCACGGTCAAGGAAGCCCTGCTGCGTGAATTGCTGCGTGGCGGTCAGGTTTACTACCTGCACAACGATGTGAAGACCATCGAGAAATGCGCCGCCGACCTCGCCGAACTGGTGCCGGAAGCGCGCATCGGTATCGGCCACGGGCAGATGCGCGAACGTGAACTCGAACAGGTGATGAGCGACTTCTACCACAAGCGCTTCAACGTGCTGATCGCCTCGACCATCATCGAGACCGGCATCGACGTGCCGAGCGCCAACACCATCATCATCGAGCGCGCCGACAAGTTCGGCCTGGCCCAGCTGCACCAGTTGCGTGGTCGTGTCGGCCGCAGTCACCACCAGGCTTACGCCTACCTGCTGACGCCGCCGCGCCAGCAGATCACTTCGGACGCGGAAAAGCGTCTGGAGGCGATCGCCAATACCCAGGACCTCGGCGCCGGTTTCGTGCTGGCCACTAACGACCTGGAAATCCGTGGCGCCGGCGAACTGCTGGGCGATGGTCAGAGCGGACAGATTCAGGCTGTCGGTTTCACCCTGTACATGGAAATGCTCGAGCGCGCGGTGAAGTCGATCCGCAAGGGCGAGCAGCCGAACCTCGATCAACCGCTTGGCGGCGGCCCGGAGGTCAACCTGCGGGTGCCGGCGCTGATTCCGGAAGATTATCTGCCGGATGTGCATGCACGGCTGATTCTGTATAAACGCATCGCCTCGGCCACCGACGAGGAAGGCCTCAAGGATCTGCAGGTCGAGATGATCGACCGTTTCGGTCTGTTGCCGGAACCGACCAAAAACCTGGTGCGGATCACCGCGCTGAAACTGC contains:
- a CDS encoding glyceraldehyde-3-phosphate dehydrogenase → MWKVTVTQKPDQCLGEWIDREALAEAMIPLIGQLYRNNNVVSSIYGRSLINQSVIAILKAHRFARHRSSDDSELSVHETFPLLKAMSELKLGAASVDLGKLAFKFRNEGNGRSAEQFVREEMADVVGQQNASARKGTDVVLYGFGRIGRLLARILIEKTGGGDGLRLRAIVVRKGAENDLTKRASLLRRDSVHGSFNGTITIDEENNTITANGNLIQVIYAKNPTEVDYTQYGIKDALLVDNTGVWRDADGLGQHLACPGIDRVVLTAPGKGKLKNIVHGINHGEITADDKIVSAASCTTNAIVPVLKAVNDKFGIINGHVETVHSYTNDQNLIDNFHKGDRRGRSAALNMVITETGAATAAAKALPELAGKLTGNAIRVPTPNVSMAILNLNLEKAATREEMNGYLRYMALHSELHKQIDFVNSQEVVSTDFVGSRHAGVVDAEATIVQDNRVVLYVWYDNEFGYSCQVVRVMEDMADVNPPAFPR
- the mfd gene encoding transcription-repair coupling factor, which translates into the protein MPVLRLPLLPAEAGKQHWGNLPGAALSLAIAEAASAAKRFTLLLTADSQSAERLEQELSFFAPDLPVLHFPDWETLPYDLFSPHQDIISQRIASLYRLPELAHGVLVVPITTALHRLAPTKFLLGSSLVLDIGQKLDVELMRARLEASGYRYVDTVYEHGEFTVRGALIDLFPMGSKLPYRIDLFDDEIETLRTFDPETQRSIDKVESVKLLPAREFPLQKDAVTRFKARFRERFDVDFRRCPIFQDLSSGITPAGIEYYLPLFFDETSTLFDYLPQDTQVFSLPGIEQAAENFWNDVRNRYEERRVDPSRPLLPPAELFLPVEDCFARLKNWPRVVASQQDVESGVGRERFPAHALPDLAIEAKATQPLAALAGFLEEFPGRVLFTAESAGRREVLLELLERLKLRPKTIDSWPDFVASKDRLAITIAPLDEGLLLDDPALALVAESPLFGQRVMQRRRREKRSDVSNDAVIKNLTELREGAPVVHIDHGVGRYLGLTILEIDNQAAEFLTLEYAENAKLYVPVANLHLIARYTGSDDSLAPLHRLGSETWQKAKRKAAEQVRDVAAELLDIYARRAAREGYAFADPKADYATFSAGFPFEETPDQQATIEAVREDMLAPKPMDRLVCGDVGFGKTEVAMRAAFIAVHGGRQVAILVPTTLLAQQHYNSFRDRFADWPVTVEVMSRFKSAKEVNAAIADLAEGKIDIVIGTHKLLSDDVKIKNLGLVIIDEEHRFGVRQKEQLKALRSEVDILTLTATPIPRTLNMAVSGMRDLSIIATPPARRLSVRTFVMEQNKSTVKEALLRELLRGGQVYYLHNDVKTIEKCAADLAELVPEARIGIGHGQMRERELEQVMSDFYHKRFNVLIASTIIETGIDVPSANTIIIERADKFGLAQLHQLRGRVGRSHHQAYAYLLTPPRQQITSDAEKRLEAIANTQDLGAGFVLATNDLEIRGAGELLGDGQSGQIQAVGFTLYMEMLERAVKSIRKGEQPNLDQPLGGGPEVNLRVPALIPEDYLPDVHARLILYKRIASATDEEGLKDLQVEMIDRFGLLPEPTKNLVRITALKLQAEKLGIKKVDGGPQGGRIEFEAQTPVDPMTLIKLIQTQPKRYKFEGATMFKFQVPMERPEERFNTVEALFERLIPKSA